GAAGAAACGGGGCATACGCCGCCTCTTCACCTGGAAGAAGGTGCTGGGCACCTTCCTCCTGCTCGGCCTCGTCGGCATCGGCGGCCTCTACACCGTCTACCTGCTGGTCCCCGTGCCCACGGCCAACGCCGAGGCGACCATGCAGAGCAACATCTACAAGTACTCCGACGGCACCATCCTCGCCCGCACCGGCGAGATCAACCGCGAGATCGTCGGCCTGGACAAGATCCCGCTCCCCGTCCAGCACGCCTTCGTCGCCGCCGAGAACAAGACCTTCTACAAGGACAACGGCGTCGACATCAAGGGCACCACCCGCGCCGCCTGGAACACCCTCACCGGCAAGGGCAAGCAGGGCGGCTCGACGATCACCCAGCAGTACGTCAAGAACTTCTACCTGAGCCAGGACCAGACGGCGACCCGCAAGCTCAAGGAGATGGTCATCGCCGTCAAGGTCGACGAGGAGATGAGCAAGAACGACATCCTCGCCGGCTACATCAACACCAGCTACTACGGCCGCTCCGCCTACGGCATCCAGGCCGCCGCCCGCTCGTACTACGGCACCGACGCCGCCAGGCTCACCACCGCCCAGGGCGCCTACCTCGCCTCGCTGCTCCAGGCCCCCAACCAGTACGACTGGACCTCCGCCAGCGCCACCGGCCGCAAGCTCGTCGAGGACCGCTGGAATTACGTCCTCGACAACATGGTCGAGATGGGCTGGCTCCCCGCCGCCGAGCGCGCCGGCCTGAAGTTCCCCGTCCCGCGCGAGCCCAAGCCGCTCCCCGGCATGGAGGGCCAGACCGGCTACATCGTCGAGGCCGCCAACCAGGAGCTGATGCGCCAGGGCGTCAGCGAGGAGGACATCAAGGCCGGCGGCTGGACCTTCACGCTCAACATCGACCGGCAGAAGCAGAAGGACCTCGTCGCCGCCGTCGACAAGCAGCTGGAGGACAAGATCGACCGCAAGGGCGACAAGAAGGCCGCCACCGTGCAGGCCGGCGCCACCTCCGTCGACCCGAAGACCGGCGCGGTCGTCGCGATGTACGGCGGCGTCGGCGCCACCGAGCACTGGATGTCCAACGCCACCCGGCGCGACTACCAGCCCGCCTCCACCTTCAAGCCGATCGTCCTCGCCTCCGCCCTCGACAACGACGCCGAGACCCAGGACGGGCGCGAGATCGGT
The Streptomyces roseofulvus genome window above contains:
- a CDS encoding transglycosylase domain-containing protein, producing the protein MGRPDTKAKKRGIRRLFTWKKVLGTFLLLGLVGIGGLYTVYLLVPVPTANAEATMQSNIYKYSDGTILARTGEINREIVGLDKIPLPVQHAFVAAENKTFYKDNGVDIKGTTRAAWNTLTGKGKQGGSTITQQYVKNFYLSQDQTATRKLKEMVIAVKVDEEMSKNDILAGYINTSYYGRSAYGIQAAARSYYGTDAARLTTAQGAYLASLLQAPNQYDWTSASATGRKLVEDRWNYVLDNMVEMGWLPAAERAGLKFPVPREPKPLPGMEGQTGYIVEAANQELMRQGVSEEDIKAGGWTFTLNIDRQKQKDLVAAVDKQLEDKIDRKGDKKAATVQAGATSVDPKTGAVVAMYGGVGATEHWMSNATRRDYQPASTFKPIVLASALDNDAETQDGREIGLNTIYDGTSRRPVVGSPIDFAPENEDDRSYGPVTVQKATNSSINSVYAQMIVDVGPEKTKKTALALGMKDGQDFGATPAMSLGTMGASTLDMAGAYATLDNHGKKVNPAVVRSAQHSDRQVDMVKQTGEQVISRRAADTVTQAMTGVVANGSGFRAAGDYQAAGKTGTSENNRSAWFVGYTPELVTAVALFGEDTSGKIAEQVTLTDAINPGRANGGKTPALIWGDYTERALNGGSDARFDLETEENTGGYGEPTWTTGPTETEEPTEEPTEEPTTAPATTATTPPAPTTTAATTPPPTGKPTTTPPPTQEPTREPTNTATVQPPDTGLTDGGGGGGGDDENGTTPGLSTQQPR